The Melospiza melodia melodia isolate bMelMel2 unplaced genomic scaffold, bMelMel2.pri scaffold_51, whole genome shotgun sequence nucleotide sequence GTGGACGCTGGGGGATACCGGGTGACACGGGAGGGACACACCGGGGGGAGGtgcggggacaccgggggctcacagggacacgggggacacaggGGCGGGGGGACACGGGTGGGACACGTCACCCACACGGAACGCCCGGAATGCTCCCGATAAGGCCCAGGGTGGGAGCAGCCCCGACACCCCCGCCCCTGCCCCGCGCCCTTCAGGGGCTCCCAGGGGGTCCCCAAAGAGGGACGAGGCCGCTGGACCCCGGGCGGGACCCCCGGGTCTGGCACCTCGGGGACCCCGCGGGGAAAATGGAGAGAAAAGGAGGGAAAGGGGGAGATGGGATAGGACAGGATAAAATTGGGCATAAGTGGGGAAAAATTGGGCAGGAACGGGGCAAAACGAAAGGAATGGAAGGGGAAGGATTGGGGCAAAGCAGAGAAAAACGTGGGTGAAAagggaaatgggagaaaaaggGGAAGGACAAAATGGGCAGAAACAgcaaaaaaatggggggaaaccaGCAAAACTGGACAGAAATGGGGCAAAATCGGGTAAAAAGGGATAAATGGGACATGAATGGGATAAAACAGGGCAAGATCAGGCAAAAAGGGTTAACGTGGAACAAGAATGGAATAAAATTACAAAATAGGGCAAAAATTAGTAaaatgggacaggaatggggtaAGACAGCAAAATGAGGCAAAACAGCAAAATGGGAAGGTTTTGCATAAATGGAGTAAAATGGAGAAAAAGGAATggaggaaatgggggaaaatgagaaatgggcaaaaatgggataaaaatgaGATAAAGCAAGCCAGGAATGGCTCAAAAGTCGGCAAAAATTAGTGAATGGGATATGAACAGGGCAAAATAGGACAAAATGGGGCAAAATGGGGAAAACTGAGCAAAACAGGACAGGAATAGGGTAAAAGAGGGGGTCTCAGATCAGGCAGGGTCTGCAGCAGTGCAAAGATCAGTAGGGTGATGTGGGGCTGGCAACGGTGACCCGAAAATGTGTGGGGCTGACCCTGCCCCGCATCCCACAGTTCTGGGGCCAAGTCCTATTCCTTCGTCCCCCACCCCACAGTTATGGGGTCGATCCCATCATTCTGAGCACACACCACAAGTTCTGGGTCAGACATCCATCCCTCCAACCCTCATCCTAACAGTTCTGGGGCTGATTCCTTTCCCTCTGCCCCCTACCCCACAGTTCTGGGTCATACCCCTTTCCACCCACCCCGCACCCCACAAGTTTTGGGGTTGATTCGCTTTCCCAGTTCTAGGTGAGACTCCCAAACCTCTGCCTCACATCCCACGAGTTTTGAGGCTGATTATTTTCCCTCACACCCCACTGCTCAGGTTTTGGGGCCGGTCCCCGCAGGAACAAAGCCCTGGGCCGGCTCCAGCCGCACCTTCCCTTCCCGGGAGCGAGGCCGTGGGGAGGTGCCGTGGGGCCGCTCCCGGCTATAAATCCCGGCCAGAATTCCCGCCCGGAATTCCATCCGTGCGTCCGTCCGTGCCACTCTCAGGCTCCCGCCGTCGTGCCGCCGACCCCATGAGCTTCTCCCGCCGCACCGTCTATTCCAGCTCCGTCCGCTCCGGCGGCATCGGGACCCTCGGGACCGCCGGGATCGCCCCCGGCCGCCGCTTCGCGCCCCTGGGCAGCGCCGCCAGCGTGTACgcgggggcggggggcgcggggtcCCGGATCTCCGTCAGCCGCACCCTGAGCAGCGCCGGGGGCGCCTTTGGGGCCGGTTATGGGGCCGGTTATGGGGCCGGCCTGGGGGGCAGCGTCCTCCTGGGGGGCTCCGGGGCCGTGGCCAACGAGAAGGAGGCGATGCAGGACCTCAACGACCGCCTGGCCACGTACCTGGAGCAGGTGCGGAGACTGGAGCGGGAGAACCGGCGCCTGGAGACCCAAATCCGGGAGTTTATGGCCAAAAAGGGACCCAGCGCCCACGACTGGAGCCCCCAGTGGGAGCTGGTAGAGGAGCTACGGGACAAGGTGGGGGCGCGGGGGGGGGTGCTGTTAAACATTAactggggagggggagggaaagaGCTGAACTTTGTTTCTGTGGGAGGGCATAGGGGGGCTTGGGGGAGGTCTGTAAGTCCCGCGggtggggggctcgggggggttTTTCTCCCCACAGGGGGAGCAAAGGGACGTGACCAAGGCCACCGCGGTGGGGCAGTGTCGAAGGAGCCTCCCCCTCCATTCTTACCCCGATTTTTGGGTAAATTAGACCCCCCCGtctccccaaagcccctcctggaGCCTCCTCAAGGTGACCGGCACCCTCCGTCCCCCCTACACACCTgggcgcccccgccccgcccccacGCTGGGCTATCGCAGCTTTTCCGGGGCGAGGCCCTGCAGGAAGGGGGGCCGGGGAAGCCATCCTGCCACGGCGGCGGTGACACGTGTCCCTGCGTCCTGGCGtccctgtgtccgtgtgtgtgtccctgtgtcggCGTGTCCATGTGTCCCACTCACCTGTCCCCCCATATCCATGTGTTCACCTGTGTCTCCGTGTCTGTGTGTGTCCACCCGTGTCCCCTCATGTTCGTGTGACCCTCCACACGTCCCCCATCTGTGCACCCCCATGTCCACGTGTCTCCCCATGCCCCCCCCGCCATAAGTCCCCATTTCCCCATGTCCCCTCGTGTCCATGTCACCATGTCCACgtgtccatctgtccctgcatgtccccatgtccgtgtgtcccctGTATCCACGGGTGTCCTCGTGTCCCCTCCCAGATCCTGGAGAGCACGGTGGAGAATGCACGCACCGTGCTGCAGATTGACAACGCTCGGCTGGCGGCCGATGACTTCCGCGTCAAGTGAGGGCGggatactgggaatactgggaatactgggagtaATGGGAATACTGGGAGTAATGGGGGTGGGAACATGGCAGGGGTGACATGGGAACGAGGACagagtgggaatggggatggaaatgggagTGGTAGTATGATGGAAAAGAGGGTGGAGATGGGGTGGAAATaggggtgggaatggggatggggtggAAATAGAGTTGGAAACAAGGTGGGAATGGAGATGGGAATAGGGGTGGGATTGGGTAGGAATGAGGAGGAAGACGAGGGGGGATGGGGGTGAGGATGGGGGTGtgaatggggatgaggatggggatggagacAAGGACAAGGATGGAAAcagtggggatgggaatggggataagAATGGTGAGGGAGATGGGATGGAGACCAGCATGGAAacaggagtgggaatgggaatagggTGGAAatggatggagatggggatgggaatggggactaGGGGGAGAACAGGTGGCAATGGGAGTGAGGATGAGAATGAGATGGAGACTGAATGGGAATGGGTGGGAAGGAGGTGGGTACAGGGATTGGAATGGGGTGGagatgggacagggatgtgcaCAAGGACAAGGGTGGAAATAGGAGTGGGAATGGAGACTGGatgtggacagggacagggatgggctgaGGATGGAAATCAGGATGAGGACAAGGTCAGAGGTGGAAACAggagtgggaatggggatgggaatttggatggggacagggaaaaaaacaggaatgGGGACAGCTGTAGGTGAGAGTTGGGATGGGACAGGAATGGTAACATGGATGGAGACCGGGATGGGACAGAACTGGAGATGAGGATGAGAAATAGGATGAGACAGGAATGAGAATGGGAACAGGGGATGAAAATGAGCATGAAGACAAGGAGAAGGATGAGAATGAGAATGGGGACAGGTACAGAGATAGGATGAGTGGAGGTGGCAGAGGAGATGAGACAGGGATAAGAACATGGATGGAGACAGTGATGGGATGAGGTCAGGTGGGGCTGGAGATGGAAATGAGATGAGGGTGGGacaaggagatgggatggaattgAAAATGGAGACGAGGACGAGGATGGGAAGGGAAACTGAGAAGgaaatgaggatgaggatgacaaTGATGGGAATGGGATGTGATGGGAATGGTAATggggatgaagatgaggatgatgggacagggatggggagaaggATGAGTTGGGGATGATGGGATTGAAcgaggatgaggaaaaggctgtgttGGGCTGAGAATGAAAATGGGGCTGATGATGGGGGTGGGGAACAAGGATACATCAGGGACAGAAACAGGCCTGGCCCTCCGTTCCCGTGGCTGCCCAGGTTCGAGGCAGAGCTGGCCATCCGCCTCTCGGTGGACAGCGACATCGCCGGGCTGCGCAAGGTCCTGGACGACACCAACATGACGCGGCTGCAGCTCGAGGGGGACATCGAGGCCCTGCGCGAGGAGCTGATCCTGCTGCGCAAGGACCACGACCAGGTGGGTCCAGAGgacttggggggctcgggaggggCTGTGGGACCCCAAACTGACCCGTGCTGCCTCCAGGAAGTGCAGGACCTGCGGGCGCAGGCCTCGCAGTCGGCGCTGACGGTGGAGGTGGACGCTCCGCAGTCTCAGGATTTAGGGAAGGTCCTGGGAGAGCTGCGGGCTCAGTATGATGCCCTGGCCCAGAAAAATTTGGAAGACCTGGAGAAGCAGTGGGGGCAGCAGGTAAGGAACCCTAAAAAAactcaaatcccacccaaaaccagccccaaaatgaTCCTGGGGGAGCAGTGGATCCAGGACAATGGACTTGGAGGACCTGGAGAAGCAGAGGGGTGGGAGTTGAAGACCCCAAACCCCCACCAGTCCACATCCGAGGGTCCCCAATGATGCTCCAAAGGGGTGTCCCCAATGGGGGGCCAGCGGGGGGTCCCAAAAAAGGGGAAACCCCTTTTGGGGGGTGTCCCCAGGCTAATATGGGAGGCCCCCTAAGAAGCCCCACAAAGCCAGGGGGAGGAGGGGTGGCAGACCCAGGGGGGCCCTGGGTGGACACTCGTGACATTTTCAGGGGGAGTCCTGGGGTGAACTGCTCCAGGAGGTTCCTGGTCCAACCTTGGGAACACTTTTGGGATGGCCTCTGTCCAAGGTGCAAGTTTGGAGCCCCTCCTAGGGCACCCCACGATGTGGGATCCCCATTAGGGTCCCATGACTAAGTCTGGCTCTTCTTGGGATGGTCTCAGTCCCGCACCTCCCCTCCAGGACttggggtgcccgtggtggggtgggaccaaggctgctgcccccCAGACCCCAAGGTTGCCCCCAGGCCCCCCCAGactcctcctttccctcccagATCACGGAGACCACCCTGGAGGTGACGCAGAGCACGAAGGACCTGGACATGGCACGAGGCACTGTTGGGGCCCTGCGTCGCTCACTGCAAACCCTCGAGATCGACCTTGAGGCCCTGCGCAACCAggtaccccaaaattccccaaactcccccaaaaaaacccacccccccaaatccctcaattcACAGCCTCACATTCCCAACTCCCCCTCCAAAAAACCTAGCTCCCCTTAATCCATGGCTCCagagcccccaaacccctccaacCCCCAGCTCATAACTCCAGGCACACAAAGGCCATTTTTGAGGTCTTGATCCCTCCCGCCAACCCCAAACCCTCCAAATACCCCAGAACTCGGGGCTGGAGGTGTCACTGCCTGAGGCTGAGGCTCAGGGCAGGGTGAACCCCCACAAGACTCCCTAATCTTCCCCTGATCCCCCCAGAACACAGGTTTGGGGTCTGCATTGACCAAAGCTCAGGGTGatcccccaggatttggggtgaaCCCCTGCAAAACCCCTACATTCCCCTGAATGTGGGTCTGGAGTCACTGGCTGAGCCCAAGGTGACAGATCCTCCAATCCCCCCATTTTAGGGGCTCTGGCTCTCCCAAAACCCCCTAATTCCCCCACGAACACCCCATAACACAGATTTAGAGGCTGCCATGGTCGAGGCTGAGGCTCAGATCAAAGCGAACCCCCCCAAAACCGCATTAACCCCCCCCAATCCCTGCAGAACATGGGTCTGGAGGCGGCGCTGGCCGAGGCCGAGGCGCGGGCCGGGGCTCACCTGGCGCAGGTGCAGCTCCAGGTGAGCGCGGCCGAGGCAGAGCTGCGGGACGTGCGGGCGCAGCTCCAGCGGCAGAACGAGCAGCACCGGGAGCTGCTCGGCCTCAAGGACCGCCTCGAGGCCGAGATCGCGACCTATCGGCGGCTGCTGGAGGGCGGCGACGATTTCAGGTTAGCAGGGGGCGGGACTGGAGAGGGGATCAGGTGCGCGGGGGGTTCAGCTTTGGGGGAAGGAATTCAGAAATTCAGATAGTGCCAGGGGGCAAGATCAGGTGAGAGGGGAAGTTCAGGTGAGGGGGGGAGTCCAGGTCAGGGAAGGTTCAGGTGAGGGGGAGGAGTTCAGGGGGGTTCAGGTGAGAGGGAAATTCAGGTAGGAGAGGGTTCGGGAGGGGGAATTTGGTGGAGAGGGAAGGAATCCAGGTATGGGGTGTTAGAAGTTCaggtgaggggggaatttgggggtatAGTTCAGATATGGGTGCTTTGGGTGAGAAGGGGAAGGAAGGCAGGTACAGGGGGTGGGAGTTCAAATCAGAGGCGAGTTCAGTTACAGGGGGAGAATGTGGAGCAGGCATTCAGGTACAGGGGCTCAGGTGAGGAGGGAATTCAGGTTTTGGGGAAAGGCGAGCCCAGAGAGCTCAGGTGAGGAAGTTTGGGGTGTGAGTTCAGATATAAGGGCTTGGGGGGGAAAATTCAGAGGGATGGAAATTGAGGTGAGGGGGAAATGGAGACAGAGGGGGGAGTCTATGGGCTGGCAAGGGGATGGGAAGGGGATGGAAAGGGATAATTCCAGGAATTGAGTGTCCAGGTGCCGTCCCTGGcatggggaggggacacccagggcagaTGAGACCCCTGTGATGAGGTGTCCAGGTCCCACCAGTTACAAGATTTTGGGGACAGCCAGAGGACAGCAGTGACATCCAGGGGGATGATGCCAGGAGATCACATATCCCAGCTCTGTCCTTCAGGATggcctggggatggggacaacgGTGACATCAGAGGGGATGAATCCCAAGTGTCCCAGTGTCCGGGTCCCCGCAGTTACATGATTCTGGGAACAGTCAGGGGACAGGGGTGACACCCAGAGGGGACAATCTCCAGGGTGTTGGgacaccccagcccatcccactGGACATGCCATCTCCATCACCTGTTGGGTGACACTGAGGGAGGGACACGACCGGCGTGGGGAGGGGACCCCTGGGTGCCCCCACCCCTTACCCCCCATCCCCGCAGCCTGAGGGATGCCCTGGACAAGGAGACCACGGCCACCACGGCAGGGACAGCGCCCACCCAGCGCGTGGTCACCGAGACCAGGGAGGTGAAGATCCGCACGTACTGAGGGGGTCACGGGGGATCCCCGGCCCCCAAAACCCGGGGCTCACCTGGGGGGGGACCCCGAGCTCCCCCCAGATCCAAATAAAGTGCTGATTCCCATGAATGGGAGATGGGATGTGTTGGTGTGTCCTTCCGGGGGGGAAACAGGGGTGGGGACATGGGGCTGAGACCgggaggaaactgaggcacggggtgTGGGGAGCTGTCAGAAGAGGGATGGATTCCTGTACCCCCTCCTTGTCACCATCCCGACAACGACCCCCGGTCGCCCATGCCCCCCCGGGGCGCCCCTTTTGCCCCCCGCTCAGGTCGGGGTCCCTGGGGGCATCGACCTCCCAGAACCAGCCCAGAGAACCCCAAAACGTCCCTgtccccgccggccccgggatcaGCCCCGAGCTCCGGGCACCGGCCTGTTCTGAACCGCTCCCGGGGAGACATggggggagcgggagcgggggtCCCACGGCGGTAACCGAGGGTCCCACTGCGGTACCCGAGGGTCCCGGCGCAGTGCTCGGGGGTCCCGAGGGTCCCGGTGCAGTACCCGAGGGCCCCGGTGCAGTGCTCGGGGGTCGCAGGCATCCTCGTGCCCCGGAGTTCCGGCGTCGGGAGTTCCTCGGGGGTCGGTGCCCGGAGGTATCGGCGCCCGGAGGTACCGGTATCCCGGCGCAGATGTCTGGCAGTGCCTGAGGGTGGCGGTGTCCGGGAGTCCCCGGGATGTCAGTAGACCGGGGATGTTGGTGCCCGGAGGGTGACGTGCCCGGAGATGCCGGGATCGGGGCTCTCGGGGCGCTGCCACGGGTGTCGGTGTGCGGGGCATCGCGGTGCCGGGGGCTGTCGGTATGCGGGGCTTCTGCTGTCGGGGGTCCCAGTGACGGGGAATCCCGGGGGTGTCAGTGCCCAGGGGTCCCTGTGTCCCGGGCTCTGGGGAGTGACGGGATCGGCGCGTCTCGGTGTCCGCGCTGTCGGTGCTCGAGAGTTCCGAGCAGCCCGGGTGGTGCCTGGGGCGCCGGGAGCTGTCGGTGTCGGCCGGTGCCCGGGGGTGTCAGTGCCGGAGGTCCCAGGGGTGTCAGTGCCGGTGCCCGGGGGTGTCAGTGCCGGGAGTTCCGGGGGTGTCAGTGCCGGAGGTCCCAGGGGTGTCAGTGCCGGGAGTTCCGGGGGTGTCGGCCGGTGCCCGGGGGTGTCAGTGCCGGTGCCCGGGGGTGTCAGTGCCGGTGCCCGGGGGTGTCAGTGCCGGTGCCCGGGCTGTCAGTGCCGGTGCCCGGGGGTGTCAGTGCCGGCGCCCGGGGGTGTCAGTGCCGGCGCCCGGGGGTGTCGGCCGGTGCCGGGGCTGTCAGTGCCGGTGCCCGGGGCTGTCAGTGCCGGTGCCCGGGGGTGTCAGTGCCGGTGCCCGGGGGTGTCGGCCGGTGccgggggggtcccaggggtctcTCCCCCTCCGGCCCCTCCCCCTCAGAACCAGCCGGCCCCAAGCCCCGCCCCGACCACGCCCCCGGACTTTGCCCCGCCCCCTGAGAGGGCGCGACGCTCGTGGTCACGTGACGCCGCCATCCGGGTCCTTTGCCTTCTCTGCCTCGTCCCAACATGGCGGCCCCAGGTGAGCGCTGCGCCGCgggcccgggccccgccggccCGCGTGGAGCTCCGCGGACACTGATGGCGGCACCGATGGCGGCCGCGGGGCTGCTCCGAGCACCGCCGCTTCCGGAgatggtggtggggaggaggcgGTGGCGGGAAAAGCGGGGGAAGCGGCGGGAAAACCGAACCCCCCCCCCCTTCCTCCTCCGCCGCGTCCCCTCAGGGCGGGCGCGCGCCCTTCCCCCCCCTCCCGCCGCTTCCCATTGGCGGGGGTGCGCGCGCGGCCTGTGATTGACGCGCGCGCGCCGGGCCCCCCTAACACCCCCCCGTCTCCCATTGGCGGGGGCGCGCGCGCCCGGCCGGTGATTGACGTGCGTGCGCCCAGCCGGTGATTGACGTGCGCGCGCCGGGCGCGGCCCGGCGCGTGCGCGCGGAAGGGGGGGAGGGGGCGACGCGCCCACGTGGCCGCGAACGGGGGGGTCGGAGGGGCCCCGGTACCGGGAGTTCGGGGGGAGAGGTGGGATCAGGCTCCCCCCCCCTCTATTTGCTCGTAGGGGCTTCACCGGGACCCCCTTCCCGGGCCTCTCCCCTCCATTCCCAATCCCGCAGCATCTCCCGGGATCCCCGGCTCTGCTTGGAGCGGGAGGTGGGTCCCGGTACCGGGGTGAGCTCGGGGGTTGGAAGGTGCCCCCACCCCGCCTGGATCCGTCCCTGTCCCGCCTTTCCCTGGGCCTCAGGTGCTGCCCGCattgccagccctgtccccggcTGGTTCCCTGCGCGAGGTCGGGTcgccctggggcagctctgagccGCTCCTGCATCCCAGGCTGGGATTCCCGCAGGAGTCCAGGAACGGCCCCACACTTCCCTGAAATCCACAGTGGGGAGGGAATGATGGACTGGGAGAAGACGAAGCCATCCCGGGGTCTAACACACCACCGCCCTCTCCCAGTTCCCTTGGGGAAacactgctggtggtggtgctctCCATGCTGGATTTCCATGGAATAACACATTTCCAGGCCATTCTATGAGCAATCCGACCTCCATCCTTTTTATCCTCGTTAAAGCCCTTTGGTTGATTCATTAATTATTATTATCTCTGGTCAGGGATATCTGACTAGAAGCTCTGGCCATCCAAAAATTCATGAtctctcctttaaaaaaaaagaggggaatgtTTTTCCAAGCCTTTCCTTTTCATGTCCTTGAAACCCATCAGTTTTGCTTCCCCTGGGACCCCTATTGACCTCCCCAAAACCTGATGGGGGAACGAGCTGACTCCACCATTtctctggggctccagcccccctGGCTCCACCCAGAGGGATTTTTCCTagcaaatgcagcaatttttgccAGGAAAGGTCCCAGATCCAGCGGCAGAGCCACATGAGGGCAGCAGTTCCTCCCAGAGGGAGGGAATTGTGAATCCAAAGCCACCTTCCAGGAAATGCCCCGGTTTTCCAGGAGTGTCACAGCTTGTGCCTGGGTGTGTCCCCAGAGGGAGTGGGATGGGGACAATGTTTCCAGTGGGAATAACAAATTAAGGGGGCTGAGGGGTGGCTCCTGGCCCCTTGTATGTCCCCTCCCAGTGGCTCCTGTCCAGTTCTGGTGTCTCATGTCCAGCTCCTCATATCCCATCCCATGTCCCATCTTGTGTTCTATCCTGTCACTTCTGTCCCCTCttggctcctcctgtgctgcctcctgtcccatcccagttCCTCATATCCCATCCTGGTGCCCCACATCCGTTCCTGGTTCCTTCTGTCCCGTCCTGGTGGCTCCTGTCCCACCCTGATGCTCTCAtggcccatcccagcccctcctgtcTCTCAGTGCCATATTCCATGCAAGTGCCTGTGTCCcatcctgtgtcccctcccagtgccTTCTGTCCCTTCTCAGTACCTCATGTCCCATTTGTGTCCCATCCTGGTGCCTCATGTCCCATCCCACTGGCTGCTGTCACATCTTGGTGGCTTCTGTCCTCTCTCAACTCCTTGTGTCCTATCCTGacacctcctgtcccctcccagtgGCTGCTGTCCCATCCTGGTGCTCTGTGTTCCATCCTAGCACTTCCTATCTCATCCTGGTGCCTTTTGTCCCATTTCATGTCCCCTCCTGGCACCTCATGTCCCATCCCAGTGGCTCCTGTCCTGTTccagctcatcccatcccatcctcatcATCCCATGTCCCCATCTGTCACCTTGTGTCCCATC carries:
- the KRT18 gene encoding keratin, type I cytoskeletal 18 yields the protein MSFSRRTVYSSSVRSGGIGTLGTAGIAPGRRFAPLGSAASVYAGAGGAGSRISVSRTLSSAGGAFGAGYGAGYGAGLGGSVLLGGSGAVANEKEAMQDLNDRLATYLEQVRRLERENRRLETQIREFMAKKGPSAHDWSPQWELVEELRDKILESTVENARTVLQIDNARLAADDFRVKFEAELAIRLSVDSDIAGLRKVLDDTNMTRLQLEGDIEALREELILLRKDHDQEVQDLRAQASQSALTVEVDAPQSQDLGKVLGELRAQYDALAQKNLEDLEKQWGQQITETTLEVTQSTKDLDMARGTVGALRRSLQTLEIDLEALRNQNMGLEAALAEAEARAGAHLAQVQLQVSAAEAELRDVRAQLQRQNEQHRELLGLKDRLEAEIATYRRLLEGGDDFSLRDALDKETTATTAGTAPTQRVVTETREVKIRTY